Proteins encoded by one window of Bos indicus x Bos taurus breed Angus x Brahman F1 hybrid chromosome 12, Bos_hybrid_MaternalHap_v2.0, whole genome shotgun sequence:
- the LOC113902065 gene encoding protein SET-like: MPSGNGTLSSDKAIQIHGLNIITFVNHPQVSALLGEEDEEALHYLTRVEVTEFEDIKSGYRIDFYFDENPYFENKILSKEFHLNESGDPSSKSTEIKWKSGKDLTKRSSQTQNKASRKRQHEEPESFFTWFTDHSDAGADELGEVIKDDIWPNPLQYYLVPDMDDEEGEGEEDDDDDEEEEGLEDIDEEGDEDEGEEDDEGEEGEEDEGEDD, encoded by the exons ATGCCAAGTGGAAACGGAACACTGTCTTCAGATAAAGCTATCCAG ATACATGGACTAAACATTATAACATTTGTTAACCATCCACAAGTGTCTGCACTGCTTGGGGAGGAGGATGAAGAGGCACTGCATTATTTGACAAGAGTTGAAGTGACAGAATTTGAAGACATTAAATCAGGTTAcagaatagatttttattttgatgaaaacCCTTACTTCGAAAATAAAATTCTCTCCAAAGAATTTCATCTGAATGAGAGTGGTGATCCATCTTCAAAGTCCACTGAAATCAAATGGAAATCTGGAAAGGATTTGACGAAACGATCAAGTCAAACACAGAATAAAGCCAGCAGGAAGAGACAGCATGAGGAACCAGAAAGCTTCTTCACCTGGTTTACTGATCATTCTGATGCAGGTGCAGATGAGTTAGGAGAGGTCATCAAAGATGATATTTGGCCAAATCCATTACAGTACTACTTGGTTCCTGACATGGATgatgaggaaggggaaggagaagaggatgacgaCGACGACGAAGAGGAAGAAGGATTGGAAGACATTGATGAAGAAGGGGATGAGGATGAAGGTGAAGAAGATGatgagggggaggaaggagaggaagatgaAGGAGAAGATGACTAA
- the RFXAP gene encoding regulatory factor X-associated protein produces MHPCGGQDEAAAEGVLRPAPALGGIGGPGKPVRYLCEVAGDGEEEAGEDEADLLDTSDPPGGGESTASLEDLEDEETHSGGEGGGGGARRRGSGGGGGGGGLSKTCTYEGCSETTSQVAKQRKPWMCKKHRNKMYKDKYKKKKSDQALNCGGAAAAGSSGNVKLEESADNILSIVKQKTGSFGDRPARPTLLEQVLNQKRLSLLRSPEVVQFLQKQQQLLNQQVLEQRQQQFPGTSV; encoded by the exons ATGCACCCCTGTGGAGGGCAGGACGAAGCCGCGGCCGAGGGCGTCCTGCGGCCGGCTCCGGCCCTGGGGGGCATCGGCGGGCCCGGCAAGCCCGTTCGGTACCTGTGCGAAGTGGCGGGGGATGGCGAGGAGGAGGCGGGGGAGGACGAGGCCGACCTGCTGGACACCTCGGACCCCCCGGGAGGAGGCGAGAGCACAGCCAGTTTGGAGGATCTGGAGGACGAGGAGACCCACTCGGGGGGCGAGGGCGGCGGCGGGGGAGCCCGGAGACGGGGCAGcggtggtggcggcggcggcggcggcctgAGCAAGACATGCACGTACGAGGGCTGCAGCGAGACCACGAGCCAGGTGGCCAAGCAGCGCAAACCGTGGATGTGCAAGAAACACCGCAACAAGATGTACAAGGACAAGTACAAGAAGAAGAAAAGCGACCAGGCCCTGAACTGCGGTGGGGCCGCCGCGGCTGGCAGCTCAGGAAACGTCAAACTGGAG GAAAGTGCAGACAACATACTCTCCATTGTAAAACAAAAAACGGGATCCTTTGGAGATCGACCTGCAAGACCTACCCTTTTAGAACAAGTGTTAAATCAAAAAAGACTG tCATTACTAAGAAGTCCAGAAGTGGTGCAGTTTTTACAGAAACAGCAGCAGCTATTAAATCAGCAAGTTTTGGAACAAAGACAACAGCAGTTTCCAGGAACATCGGTGTGA